The following DNA comes from Alnus glutinosa chromosome 6, dhAlnGlut1.1, whole genome shotgun sequence.
ATtcttttaattgtaattttgacCCATTTGTTTTCCCTTTATGCTTTCGTTTTATTTGAACTGAATAATttgataataaataaaagaatctTAATGGTAAAAATCCAATGAGTATATTGTTTAGGCAACCGTTTAGATTGTCTCACATTTAATAAATGCGTAAAGTCCTATTTTGTatatctttttgttattttgaatgGATATTTTGTTGATTAGAAATTTAAAttagtgttatttatttattttttttttttctcaagctGATCGGTTCAGTCCCTCAACCATCATGACGGGGTGATTGACCATTGTCTTACTCTAAGAAGTTCTTATTAGATCAAGATATACATAGGCGGTCCATTTAACGTTACATATttatctttcttattttattggaTTGATGTAGTCGTTTTCATCAATTTTTGtattaatctttattaaaaaggaaaaaaaacttaatagcCGATGGacattatcaaataaaaaataaaaatatgaatttagaaTAAAAACCGTACCAAAGATGAGTATTTGGAATTTTCTTTCATAATTAAAGGTGGcactaaaatgaaaaatatgaatGCAGTGAAGTGTCGTTAATCGTTATGGTCACCTTGAGGCTTGATGCACCTAGCCATGGCCGAACATAATTTGGGCTTGGGTCACTGAGAGATTGGGTGGAGTTCATTAGAAATGGGCTTTTTCCGAGTGAAACTCTCTtacacacaaaaagaaaatgcattgGAATTGGGCCTGCGCTGACCTCCAACCCGAGTCCACCAGAGAGTCGTTGACCGACCAAccgagagagaagaagaaacacaAAGGAAAACACAAAGGGGCGAAGATCGAAAGGACGCTTAAGATCTACGCAGCCAATACCGTGAAAGCACACGGATCAATGACATGGCATAAAATTTAAAATCCCGCCTAAACCCCCAAATTTCATTTCATGCGCAATTGAATTTCAATTTAACCCTGAACTTAATATCTCCGCCTTTCGGCATCTCGAGCCCCCTCACAATCAATCCcacttatctctctctctctctctctttccgcGTTGAAACTCTAGCcccaaccctaaccctaaccctagttcGAGTTCACCAGACCTGTGAGTCCGTTGATTCCGATCGATTTTCGACGAATTTTCGCGTATTTTGAACGATTTTCACTGATCTGATCGTGTTTTTTGCAGGTTCGCCATGAAAGGAACGAAAGCCAAGTCTGAGTCGAAGAGAGCTGATCCCAAGTAAGTTTTATTGTTCTTCTAAAAATCTGTTCCTTGTTTTAGCCATCCGAATAAAACCCCGTTGATCATGGTCTCTCAGATCTTAGAtctaaaaatgatgaaaacaactctttttttcttttttcttttctttctgtgtgtgtgtgtgcgcgtgcGTGTctttgtctctgtctctgtctctctatcTATATCTACATGTATACGTATATGAATATCTTTGTATTGATGTTTTTCGTGTGGTTTTGTGTGTGGTGGTAGGCTTTCTGTGAATAAGAAAGGCAGTGCTTCCACGAAAGCTGGAAAGGCACCGACTAAGAAGGGAAAGGCCACGAAAGACCCTAACAAGCCTAAAAGGCCCGCCAGTGCTTTCTTCGTTTTCATGTAGCTGTTCTTGTTACCCTTCAATCTcgtttctcaattttttttgtttgttttaccGGAAAATAAATGTTTCccgagaaaaaagaaagtgaaagtcCACGTAACACACCCACAGActcaaatatgatttttatttttaccaacaAGTTAGAAGTACATGTTGAACGGAGGCTTGTTTGTTACCTCAAGTTGTAATTTATATCAATCTATATCTCgccttttcatttatttattttaatttcctaAATTTGATGATTACAGGGAGGAGTTCAGGAAGCAGTTCAATAAGGATCACCCTGACAATAAATCAGTCTCTGCTGTAAGTCTTAATGTGATCTATTCCTTTTTGGATATGGGTAGTTAAGTAAATGGTGTAGTTCTCATGAGTTTGAATCCGTTATTGTTGATGGTATAATTATCAGGTTGGTAAAGCTGCTGGAGCTAAATGGAAGTCTATGTCTGATGCTGTAAGTGTCTCCCaaaattgaaattattgatTAATGTTAAACAATAAGTGGTTTTGAGTTAAAGAACACAATTAATTTCAGGAGAAGGCACCATTTGTAGCTAAGGCAGAGAAAAGGAAGGTTGACTATGAGAAGAACATGAAAGCCTATAACAAGAAGCAGGTAAttccttatatatattatactttgtttgtttgttttgttgtggATCTATGTAACCAATGAATGATTGGTTTGCttggttttttggttgaatCAGGCTGAAGGTGCCAATGCAGCAGAGGACGAAGTTGAGTCTGAGAAGTCAATGTCTGAGGTGAATGATGAGgatgaaggagatgaagatggCAGTGATGAGGTTTGTCAGAATTCTTTAGTGTGATTCTGTATAAGAAGGTTTGAATCTtcattttaattgattgttttttattCTCTCGTTTGCAGGAGGATGATGATGAGTAGCCAATGGCACAAAGTATAGGATAGTCATTTAGGCTGTCAAAAAATTTCTGATCATCCCATGCTACTGGTTTGATGATCTTATGTCTAAACTTTTGTTCCCTTTTCCAAGAAAATATATCCCTGTCCCCCTGTCAATTTATTTTGCTCTTCCTCAAAATGGGTAGTCATAGATTGGAAGTGCCTTCTCTTTGTACTTTTATTTGAACCTAATGATTTAGCAAACGTGTTTCATCTATTGTAGAATGTTAGCAGCTTATCCCCTTGATTTAGCTTTTGATTATAATGCGTAGTTATTTGTTTATGTGTGtttctattaattttgtttgtttttactCCCTCTCTCCAGATGTCTGGACCTTTCTCTTTGGTGTTTGTTACTGTGATTGTTGATGTTTTAGAGTTGTTTGgacatttcttttcatttttgggTGGACAAGCATTGTCCATATGAAAGCTGTGATTTATTGGTACCATCATGGATTTGGTAGTCTCTACGCTTGTTTGGCTGAAGATGCAAAATGGCATCATGGAGAAAATGCATATTGGTTTTATGTCTTGATATTTTAGATGTTGGTTCAATGTTTTTTTGGTTATAGATTAACATTCTGAAAAGAATACGTATCTGACTGATTAAGTGATGGGAACCATAGGCTGATCCTCATTAATTGGGATTTTCGTTTTGGAGTGTGTTAAACGTTTTGTATATTCTTTCTCTTACAAGCCCTTGCAGGTTAGGTATAATACTTCATTTTCACTCATCTTGTTCTGTTTTCAATGTCCTGACAGTGGTTGGGATTCATGTTATGGAAGGCTTTCATACATTTATGATTCTATTTCTGGTTGGTTATTCTCTTATGCATTTGgcattttgattattttttaggaGAAATTTCGTCCTTAATGTAAATTTCTTGGCCTATGCATTTGGAATTAGAGAAGTGAGGGAGCTTCTGTCTTTGGGAGTCTTGAGTACCTATGTTGGAAGATGGGTGCACTATAAGGTGCTGCCCAATGCCTTCTAAATTAAATATCTTAGAGATAGAATGTAATAGGCTCTGTTTTGTAAGTCCTTTATTGTGAATTCACTCTAATTGGCTTGGGTTATTGGTttggtttgaaattttaaatatagttcTGAAGTTAAATTTGTGTGAAAATTACTGTAGTC
Coding sequences within:
- the LOC133870659 gene encoding HMG1/2-like protein, which encodes MKGTKAKSESKRADPKLSVNKKGSASTKAGKAPTKKGKATKDPNKPKRPASAFFVFMEEFRKQFNKDHPDNKSVSAVGKAAGAKWKSMSDAEKAPFVAKAEKRKVDYEKNMKAYNKKQAEGANAAEDEVESEKSMSEVNDEDEGDEDGSDEEDDDE